The proteins below come from a single Verrucomicrobiota bacterium genomic window:
- a CDS encoding DUF1552 domain-containing protein translates to MKPVHFNFAKHVSRRTFLRGVGVCLALPALESMFPAFAAFPASQGPKRLVAVGNSFGMYQPSFFPTETGADYVAPELLAPLDKLRKSFTIFSNLDHGLTGGHFGVHSFLSGVLKVDAKNMPDGNISLDQRAAEVLGSTTRFPTLTVGSSSGLHNGCQMSWTRSGVRVPPITGPRELFKKLFEQDSEKGKRAAAERSLLKKSILDSVLEDAHSMARSVTAQDRDKLDEYFTAVRETELKVDQGRHWIGVPKPKATIEEPPNQGIVLDIPTLYDLIILALQTDSTRIATLEISSEQFDATVLGVSGGYHLTSHHGQQEDKIRDLVKLERYQTEHFARFLEKLDTLKDETTGGSLLNDSMVLFGSGMGNANSHTNTDLPIVLAGGGFNHGQHIALPKESHRRVPLSNLYLSLLNRMGIEDSYFAQSTGTLPQLETV, encoded by the coding sequence ATGAAACCCGTTCATTTCAATTTCGCTAAACACGTTTCCCGTCGAACATTTCTGAGAGGTGTTGGCGTATGTCTGGCGCTTCCAGCTCTGGAGAGTATGTTTCCGGCGTTCGCCGCTTTCCCAGCATCCCAGGGGCCAAAACGACTGGTGGCGGTGGGGAATTCCTTCGGTATGTATCAACCGTCCTTTTTTCCCACTGAAACCGGGGCGGATTACGTTGCACCCGAGTTGTTGGCCCCACTGGATAAACTGCGGAAATCTTTCACCATCTTTTCCAATCTTGATCACGGTCTCACCGGTGGTCACTTCGGCGTCCATTCGTTTTTATCCGGTGTGTTGAAGGTCGATGCCAAAAACATGCCCGACGGCAATATCAGCCTCGACCAGAGGGCTGCCGAAGTGCTGGGATCAACGACACGATTTCCCACGCTGACCGTGGGCTCCAGCAGTGGTTTGCATAACGGATGCCAGATGTCATGGACTCGCTCGGGGGTTCGGGTGCCTCCGATCACCGGTCCGCGGGAGTTGTTTAAAAAACTGTTCGAGCAGGATTCCGAAAAAGGCAAACGCGCGGCGGCCGAGAGATCCCTGTTAAAGAAATCCATTCTCGATTCCGTTTTGGAGGACGCCCATTCCATGGCGCGCTCCGTGACGGCGCAGGATCGGGATAAGCTGGATGAATATTTTACCGCCGTTCGCGAAACCGAATTGAAAGTCGATCAGGGACGGCACTGGATCGGTGTTCCCAAGCCAAAGGCTACCATTGAAGAACCGCCCAACCAGGGTATCGTTCTCGATATTCCGACACTGTATGATTTGATCATCCTGGCTCTGCAGACCGACTCAACCCGCATTGCCACGCTGGAAATTTCCAGTGAACAATTCGACGCCACGGTTCTGGGTGTTTCCGGTGGGTACCACCTCACCTCGCACCATGGTCAGCAGGAGGACAAAATTCGGGACCTGGTAAAGCTAGAGCGTTACCAGACGGAACATTTCGCACGGTTTCTGGAAAAACTCGATACCCTCAAAGATGAAACCACCGGTGGGAGTCTGTTAAATGATTCCATGGTGTTGTTTGGCTCGGGTATGGGGAATGCAAACTCGCATACCAATACGGATCTTCCCATCGTCCTGGCTGGCGGCGGTTTCAACCACGGTCAGCACATTGCACTGCCCAAGGAAAGTCATCGGCGGGTTCCGCTTTCCAATCTCTACCTGTCCCTGCTCAACCGCATGGGAATCGAGGACAGTTACTTTGCGCAGAGCACCGGGACGCTTCCTCAACTCGAAACAGTCTGA